Proteins co-encoded in one Aspergillus flavus chromosome 2, complete sequence genomic window:
- a CDS encoding PHD transcription factor — MAGGAATSAGVSQGSGSNGDDATAISPYETNPDNIPQDDPFLKQSPHYGRYAPRDDDFKPRYDHWWQSDPDAISHWENIVKENLSPENSLNLQEGRQAYSVGSVIIRVDKDDVVDTTAERYSCANANELSAARKAEDALKALDITVPVIHFCGTVDGNNVTVESRIPGVSLEVAWRYLSTEQINKFKQECRQILEHMASIDPAPDSPSYVCSGLNSQLPPEIQEMEKDVLFQEKMEDEILCLVHNNMTPSNIIVNDDRVVGIIGWRHSGYFGFRRANTIHRRFRMPTWSSLEAAGGNVEAWADIYENLLNAKVGSKLEASQDTPGPQVKTEPSLVTLDKVPESDEIDNKSISSQIDGVNTPGEHPTPKKIADLKHGRGSRASSSDRSSPANSVKAASGRKSTPGGAKKGTAKKSTAKKRKITEEDTESVDGHQSNTPSSRTSKTPGVKKQGSASVAGSPAPESRTKRKKGAKKRKAPKKAAAKEEEHEEEEEEEASTDENELFCICRKPDNHTWMIACDGECDDWFHGKCVNIDPKDADLIDKYICPNCKEKGKGCTTWKPMCRVPSCRKPARFNNNILSKYCSDEHGREFMRLKTQHLKMSPAPENKMEDLGSRGGILTAGDLKAVIMDVSSAAEFRKLGERIVSLPPDDPETDTKEKDKKKLGLDFAPDDLTYSPDEASKIEELRKRRDELLHRRGMLNARNTFVNLVRQRSKSVLEKLKQAEPKGGWKDICGFDSRLAWSDEEFDEWRLSEVGAKTLEDGTPEALASSYPDTTDIDGDAVMNGVKAEEDDISSLSRGICTKKRCERHKQWVKVQQQEILFEEDTVNQDLAKCEKEAQNVVERAVLRMWAEKENAQNGCAPSSNTVAYPVFDNFNHVCGLDSRQQKMSIDSLLQGSHKKTRKQLLACVEYGVKTILARKQQVVPWISPLLHLTWGNMRIGCHRPDPASIDKYHG, encoded by the exons ATGGCTGGCGGGGCAGCCACCTCTGCTGGCGTCAGTCAGGGAAGTGGTTCCAATGGTGATGATGCGACGGCCATAAGTCCATATGAGACAAACCCGGATAATATACCGCAAGACGACCCCTTCCTCAAGCAAAGCCCTCATTACGGTCGTTACGCTCCGCGAGACGATGATTTCAAACCCCGCTACGATCATTGGTGGCAATCGGACCCCGATGCGATCTCGCATTGGGAGAATATAGTGAAAGAGAATCTGAGTCCAGAGAACTCTTTGAATTTGCAAGAGGGCCGCCAGGCTTATTCTGTTGGCAGTGTGATAATCCGAGTTGACAAGGACGATGTGGTCGACACAACAGCTGAAAGGTACTCTTGCGCTAATGCGAATGAATTGAGCGCTGCAAGAAAAGCAGAGGATGCTCTTAAAGCACTTGACATTACGGTTCCGGTAATACATTTTTGTGGGACAGTTGATGGGAATAATGTCACCGTGGAGTCCAGAATTCCTGGTGTTTCTCTAGAGGTCGCCTGGAGGTATCTTAGCACCGAGCAGATCAATAAGTTCAAGCAAGAATGCCGTCAGATCCTCGAGCACATGGCAAGCATTGATCCTGCCCCCGATAGCCCGTCGTACGTTTGCAGTGGACTCAACTCTCAGCTACCGCCCGAGATacaggagatggagaaagatgTGCTGTTCCAagagaaaatggaagatGAAATACTGTGTCTAGTACACAACAACATGACTCCTTCCAATATAATCGTCAACGATGACCGAGTCGTGGGCATCATTGGTTGGCGACACAGCGGATATTTTGGGTTCCGAAGGGCAAACACGATACACCGACGGTTCAGAATGCCCACATGGTCTTCACTAGAGGCGGCTGGTGGCAATGTTGAAGCATGGGCTGATATTTATGAGAACCTTTTGAACGCAAAAGTGGGCTCCAAGCTGGAGGCGAGTCAAGATACACCAGGGCCACAAGTTAAAACGGAACCATCACTTGTGACTTTGGACAAGGTTCCTGAAAGCGATGAAATCGACAACAAATCTATATCATCTCAGATTGATGGCGTAAACACGCCTGGGGAGCACCCGACACCCAAAAAGATTGCTGATCTAAAACATGGACGAGGCTCGCGAGCCTCGTCGTCTGATCGGTCATCGCCTGCCAATTCTGTGAAAGCCGCCTCAGGTAGGAAATCAACACCCGGTGGTGCAAAGAAAGGTACGGCAAAGAAGTCGACTGCCAAAAAGCGCAAAATTACCGAAGAAGATACCGAAAGTGTTGATGGCCATCAGTCCAACACCCCTTCCTCCCGCACCAGCAAAACCCCGGGCGTGAAGAAGCAGGGCTCTGCATCTGTAGCGGGTTCTCCAGCACCGGAAAgcaggacgaagaggaagaaaggtgccaagaagagaaaggccCCGAAAAAAGCTGCggcgaaagaagaggagcacgaagaagaggaagaagaagaagcttcaaCAGATGAAAACGAATTGTTCTGTATCTGCCGTAAGCCTGATAATCATACATGGATGATTGCCTGTGATGGCGAGTGCGACGACTGGTTTCATGGAAAGTGTGTGAACATCGATCCGAAAGATGCTGACTTAATTGACAAGTATATAT GCCCTAACTGCAAagagaagggcaagggaTGTACTACATGGAAACCAATGTGTCGAGTGCCCTCTTGTCGGAAGCCTGCTCGATTTAACAATAATATTCTTAGCAAATACTGTTCTGATGAGCACGGCCGGGAATTTATGCGCCTGAAGACCCAGCACCTCAAGATGAGTCCGGCCCCGGAGAACAAGATGGAAGACCTCGGGAGTAGAGGCGGGATCCTCACTGCCGGTGATCTCAAGGCCGTGATAATGGATGTATCCTCAGCGGCGGAATTCCGTAAGCTTGGCGAACGGATCGTCTCGCTGCCACCCGACGACCCCGAGACCGACACaaaagagaaggacaagaaaaagcttGGATTGGATTTCGCTCCTGATGACCTTACATACTCACCAGATGAAGCATCGAAAATCGAAGAATTGCGCAAGCGGCGTGATGAGCTGCTTCACCGCAGGGGTATGCTTAATGCACGTAACACATTCGTGAATCTCGTCCGGCAGCGGTCCAAGAGTGTACTAGAAAAATTAAAGCAAGCCGAACCCAAAGGCGGATGGAAAGATATCTGCGGTTTTGACTCACGGTTAGCCTGGTCCGATGAGGAATTCGACGAATGGAGGCTATCGGAAGTTGGAGCGAAAACACTTGAGGATGGCACTCCTGAGGCGCTGGCGTCTAGCTATCCCGATACAACTGATATAGATGGCGACGCCGTCATGAATGGCGTCAAAgctgaagaggatgacaTCAGCAGCCTATCTCGAGGTATTTGTACCAAAAAGCGCTGTGAGAGACACAAACAATGGGTCAAGGTTCAACAACAAGAGATCTTATTCGAGGAGGATACAGTCAACCAGGATCTCGCAAAGTGTGAAAAGGAAGCTCAAAACGTTGTGGAGAGAGCTGTTCTCAGGATGTGGgctgaaaaagaaaatgccCAAAACGGAT GTGCACCATCGTCCAACACCGTTGCCTACCCTGTCTTTGATAACTTCAACCACGTGTGCGGACTTGACAGTCGACAACAGAAGATGAGCATCGATTCCCTGCTCCAAGGTTCGCATAAGAAGACTAGGAAACAACTTCTCGCTTGCGTGGAATATGGAGTGAAGACCATCCTCGCGAGAAAACAGCAAGTTGTTCCGTGGATTTCTCCTTTGCTGCATCTGACCTGGGGTAACATGCGTATCGGATGTCATCGTCCCGACCCCGCTAGTATTGACAAGTATCACGGATAG